Proteins encoded within one genomic window of Nilaparvata lugens isolate BPH chromosome 11, ASM1435652v1, whole genome shotgun sequence:
- the LOC120353709 gene encoding uncharacterized protein LOC120353709 isoform X1 — translation MCLAYQSNPSAPLWIFFERINMNLKKQTIMEKHVDHHEDATSYSMHWRAALLPKWRYGSFNVVHHSLSSQKSTQSQLFVTIKYYCFRYYSLYAIALFLKNVSGSSQHFSSNKHTITAICYNEI, via the exons CTTAGCCTACCAATCGAATCCAAGTGCACCATTGTGGATATTTTTCGAAAG GATTAATATGAATCTGAAGAAACAAACAATTATGGAGAAGCATGTGGATCATCATGAAGATGCCACCAGCTACTCAATGCATTGGAGAGCAGCTCTACTACCAAAGTGGAGATATGGATCATTCAATGTG GTTCATCACAGCCTCTCTTCTCAAAAAAGCACACAATCACAGCTATttgttacaataaaatattattgttttcgatattattcattgtatgcCATAGCTCtgtttctcaaaaatgtttcagGTTCATCACAGCATTTCTCCTCAAATAAGCACACAATCACAGCCATTTGCTACAATGAAATATGA